The segment GCATCTCCAGAACCTTGGGCGGCCGAAAGGCCTCCCGGCTTTCGTCCTGTGTGGCCTTCTCATACAGGTTGCGAGCCACGTCGAGCATCACATCCAGCCCCACCACATCGGCTGTGCGAAAAGTAGCCGACTTGGGACGCCCCACAAGGGTGCCCGTAAGCGTATCAATTTCTTCAATGGTGTAGCGTCCCTGCTCAAGCAGGGCGATCACCCGCATCATGCCGTAGATTCCGATGCGGTTACCGATGAAGTAGGGCACATCATTCGCCACAACGATCCCTTTCCCCAGATAAAAGCGACCGAACCAGGCCACCCGGGCCAGCACGTCCGGATCGGTATCGGCCGTGGGAATCAGCTCAAGCAGCTTCAAATAGCGCGGTGGATTAAAAAAGTGCGTGCCCAGAAAACGCCGCCGAAATGCCTCCGACCGTCCTTCGGCAATTTCGCGAATGGGCAGCCCGCTGGTATTCGTGGAAATGACTGCGTCCTCCCGGGCAACGCTTTCTACCCGGGCCATCACCTGGCGTTTGATGTCCAGCCGTTCGACCACCGCTTCGATAATCCAGTCAGCCTCACCCACCCGCTCAAAATGCTCGTCGAAGTTCCCCAGCGTGACGCGTCGCTTGGCCGCTTCGTCGAAGAACGGGTCGGGCTTCATTTTAAGTGCTTTCTTGAATTGCTGCTCGACGATCGCATTTTTGGGTCCTTCACTGGGAGCGATGTCAAGCAGCACCACTTCAACACCGGCATTGGCCAGATGGGCAGCAATTTGCGCGCCCATGGTACCGGCGCCCAGCACAGCCGCTTTGCGGAACGGCCGGAAGTGCCAGGGCCGCAGCTCCAGCAGGTTCTGGGGAGTTACCGTAGTCGTCTCCATGATCCATCTGCGTTGTTTTTATTCAGGATTCGAAGGTTTTCGCTGCATGCGTTTCAGTCTCAGTCGTCGTGCCTTCATAAAGCGCCCGGATCTGGGCCTCATAGCGCTTGTAAAGCACCGAACGGCGCACTTTGAGGGTAGGCGTCAACGTCCCTCCCGCAATAGAGAGCTGCTCCGGCACCAGCAGAAAGCGTTTGATGGTAGCCCAGGGATCCATGCCCTCGTTGGCATGATCCACAATCTGCTGGTAGGCCTCCAGAATTTTGGGCTCGCGCACCAATGTCTCGAGCGGCTGGTTCGCGTTGAGCCCCAAGCGGGCGGCTAACCGCCGCAGCGCGTCTTCATCGGGAAAAATGAGCGCGGCCGTAAACTTGTATCCTGGTCCCACCACAAGCGCCTGATCAATAAGCGGATCGGCCGTCAGCCGCTGCTCTAACGGCTGCGGCATCACATATTTGCCCGTCGACAGCTTGAACAGATCCTTCTTGCGATCCGTAATGACCAGAAAGCCTTCTTCGGTGAAATAGCCGATATCGCCTGTGTGGAACCATCCCTCCTCATCGATGACCTCCCGCGTGCGCTCTGGATCTTTGTAGTAGCCCTGCATAACATGCGGGCCGCGCGTGAGAATCTCGCCGTCTTCCGCGATCTTTACCTCCACCCCGGGGATAGGGACTCCCACCGTACCCGCCCGATTTAGCTCAAGCCGGTTATACGTGATAACCGGGCTTGTCTCGGTCAATCCATAGCCTTGCAGAATCGGGATCTGGGCAGCCCCGAAAATATTGGCCAGTTCAGCCGAAAGGGCCGCGCCCCCTGCGATAATGAAGGCTATCCGCCCCCCCATCGCCTCGCGCCACTTGCGATAGACCAGCCGGTCGGCTACTGCTAGCTGCAACCGGTAGAGCCCCCGCGGCTTGCGCCCCAGCTCGTAGCGCCGGGCCAGCTCTAAAGCCCACCGAAAAATCTGCCCCTTCATCCCCGGCATTGTAGCTGCCCGCTCGACCAGCGCCCCGTAGATCTTCTCAAGGGCGCGGGGCACCGTGGCAAAGGCAGTCGGTCGGACCTGCTGCAGCGCCTCTCGCAACGCATCAGGCGTTGTAAAATAGACGCTGGTGGCGTGGTACAGGTAGCCGTAAAAAAGCGTCCGTGCAAAAACGTGCGTCAGTGGCAGAAAGGATAGCGCTACTTCGCCGTCTGGCCCGGAGCGGTAGTTTTTGATACCGCTAAAGGCTGTCAGCGCATTGAACGAAATGTTTTCATGGGAAAGCATTACGCCCTTGGGGCGTCCCGTCGTGCCACTCGTATAAATGATCGTGGCCAGGTCACCGGGCTGAATTTGAGCCCGCAGCCGCGCAATGGCTTCCGGATCGGCAGCGCGACGACGGCGCCCTTCCGCTATCAATTGCGTAAATGTATATAGCGGTCGTCCCACAACCCGGTCCCTCTTTACGCCAGAAGCATCGGCTACCACGACGGCCTGCACGCCGGGCAAATCATGCAACAGCGGGATCATGCGGCCGAGCAGCTCCTGATTAGAAACGACAAGCGCCCGCGCCTCGGCGTGCTCAATCACGTAATGGATGGCCTCTGGCGCATGCGTCAGGTAGATCGGTACGTCAACCAAACCGCCGATCAGGCAGGCCATGTCGGCCAGGCAGAAGTGCGCATCACTTTCCATGTAGAACGCTACGTGCGCACCCCGCTCCAGCCCCACAGCATGAAGCCCTAACGCCAGCGCCTCTGCTTGCTCCGCAAAGTCATGCAGCGAGATGGGCTCCCAGCGGCCCGGTCCCACTGGCTGATTGAGAAAAGCCGGATTTTTATAGCGCGCCAGCGCTTCGTAAAGCACGTCCGGCAATGTCTTGCCGCGTACCGGTATGCCTGTAGCTGGTGGTGCCGTGTAGATGCGTTCGGCCATACGACCTCTCTTTTGAAAGAGCGCTTTCTGCTCGCGTTATTTTGAAGCTGGCTGCAATGATGCGTCGGGCGCCAGCACCCCGCGCAGCAGCGTCCGAATGGTTGTGTCGATAAAGGCCTCCGGATCGATCCGAATGTCCACGCGTCGGGCCAGCAGCAAGGCCACCGCACCATGCAAAGCCGCCCACGCAGCACTGGCCATCACGCGCGGGTTTTCTACCACAAACACGCCCTGCCGGCGACCTTCTTCCAGAGCCTGAATCGAAAGCTCTAAACAACGACGGGCCCGGCGATACTTCTCTGGAGGATACCGCTCCATGCGCTCCGGATGCAGCATAAACATGATTTCGTAATACTCAGGATTGCGGCGTCCGAAAGCCACATAACGCCGCCAGAGCGCTTCCAGCCGGACTACCGGATCGGCGTGGCGAGCTGCCTCCTCGCGCAACTCTTCATACAACAATCCAAACCCCTCATCAATCAACGTGTGCACCAGCGCGTCTTTGTTCTGAAAGTACAGGTAGATCGCCGTCGGGCTACAACCAATCTCTCGCGCAATCTTTCGCATAGACAGGCTGGCGTAGCCCTCCGCGACCAGAAGATAGCGCGTCGCATCTAAAATACGCCGACGCAGCGTCCCATCCGATCCGGACTCCGTCATAGCACCAGGCGCTGGTTAACGGTGTTAAGTTAAACAAAACATGTATTCGATGTCAAGTATTTTCGAATCGAAAGTGCTTCTGCAAAAAAAAGAGCGGAAAACGCTCTTAATCCGCCATGCTTACCAAAAAGGAACAACAAAACCGTCCCGCCCGCAATACCTGATTGAAGGGATGAGTACAGCTTCAGTCTCTTGCCCGGGCAAAGCTGCCTGCAAAGCGCTGGCAGCTTTGCCCGAGCGTCGGCTGGTGCTTCCGCGCCCCCTTCTGTTTGACAGCAAGCAGGAAAGGGCTTCCCTATTCATTTCTCCGGATACTCCTTTCGACAGAAGAGTAGCACGCCTCGCCATTGCCCAGGTGATGCGCCAGCTCTTTCGGAGCGGAAATAGCTATTCGCACCGCTCCAAGCAGCGCGTCAACGTAAGCAAGGCGGCTCAGGCGCGCGGATGCCTCGGGCTGCGCACCGCTCGTCCCTACAGCCGGAGCGCTTCCCCGGTACGTTGAGCTGCTCTCTGGCCAGAAAAGCAGCTTTTTGCGCTTGTCCCTGCTCAGCGGCGATTGTTATGCAGTCTACAAGCAGCAGGCAACGTTCGTTACTTATAGCCAGCGGATGGAGACGTTTCCCAGACCCGCCTCCAGGCGCAGCGTAGGTCCTCCTCCATTGATGGTGCCCCGCGCCTCGGCGCTCATCCAGTCGCGATCAACGCGTACCTTGAAGTCGGTGCTGACTGACCCAATTCCTGTAGATGCGTCTAATTCAAAGCCGGCATTTGCCGGGACAAAAACGGTTACGTTGCCAGCACCAGACTCGAAGCGACTGTCTGCTTCGGGCGGTGCCACAAATTCTGCCGTAATATTGCCCGCTCCGGTCTCTACCTCGGCGCTTCCCTGCAATCCTTTTACCGTGATGTTGCCCGCTCCCGTTTCGGCCTCTAAATGTCCCATCAGTTCTGTGACCTCTACATTACCGGCCCCGGTGCTAATCTGGACCGTCCCCTGCAGGTTGCGCAGCCGGACATTCCCGGCCCCGGTTTCGCCTTCAATTCTGCCCGCCAATCCCCTAATTTCTACGTTGCCTGCTCCGGTTGAAAACGTTACGTTGAACTGCTGAGGAACCCGAATGCGCATTTCCACGCGGATGCGCGAGCGCTTGCGTTTCCAGAAATGCCAGCTATCTGCTTCGAAAAGTTGTGACTTGATGTAGACTGTCTCGCCCTCTTGCTTAAACGTGAGCTGATGCTCCTCCAGCAGCCGTTTAGCCTCTTCCCGACGCTCGGTCTGCAACGTCCGGATCACCTCTACATAAATGGCTGATTCCCTGGTGGTTGTGATCTCCAGATGTCCTCGATCCATCTTCAGCTCCAGATATCCCCCCGGGGCAACCTTAAAGGCGCGCTTCACCACGTCCGTGATCTCTACCAGTCCATCGGCCTGGACAGGCACGCTCCCTAACAGCAGGCTTCCCACCAGCAACCAGCTTAACCGATACATTCTCATGGTACAGTTGACTTCGCCTGGTGCGACACGATAGGCTACGGCAAAATGTTGAGTAAGTTACAGACAACGCTTCGTTTTTACCTAACGGGTTTCGCATTCACCCCACCTGGTAGGCACGCAGTGGCCTCCACAGCTCATCTGTGCCTTTTTCTTCACCCGGCATTCTGGTTGGATAGGATGGGGGTGCTTCGCACGCTCACAACAGATCGGTCGGGATTATGGGCTGGAAGTGGATACGCTGGACGCTGACGTTTTCGTTTTTCTTTGCGCCTTCCCTCAAAGCCCAGCAGTTTTTCACCGACTGCGTCAGGGACACCGATAACAACGCTACCTTGACGGTACCGCTTGACACGCCGCCCCTGCTTAATGGCAAGCCTATCTCGCCGGGTAGTGAACTAGCTGCTTATACGCCCGAGGGTATCTGTGCAGGGGTGGCTGTATGGGATGGACAGCAGCCGCTGGTGCTGACGCTCTGGGGCGACGACCCGCTGATCACTCCCGAAACGAAGGAAGGCTTTGCGCCGGGAGATACCATTCTGCTTCATTTATGGGAGCGGAGTCTGGGGGAGCACGTCGGTCCTGACAATGGTCGATTTGAGGTGCGCTACGCTTCGGGCAATGTGTTCCTGGACAGTGGGCGTTATCAACCCAATGCCCTGTACAAAGTAGCCCGTCTGGTAATCGTGCCAGAGCGTGCCACCTCCGTAGATCCTGTAACCGAACAACGGCCAGCAATTACGCGGCTACGTGCCGCCTATCCCAATCCCTTCCAAGCGCACACCACGCTCCAGGTCGAATTGTCGGAAGCCACGCGCGCTCGACTGGTGGTATACAACCTGATGGGGCAGGAAGTGGCTCATTTGCTTGACGCGTTGTTACCGCCCGGTGTTTATCAGTACGTCTGGCGACCTGAAGGCTTACCGGCCGGGCTGTATGTCGTTCGGTTGGAAGCAGGGCCTCACCGCTATCAGCAGGTTGTTGTTTATATCCCCTGATCGTCGCGCGTTTCGATCAGTCCTTGCGCCTGCAAATCGCGCATAAGGGCCAAGACGTCTTCAGCGCACTGCTCGAAGGTCACCTCATATTCTTCAAGCAGCACCTCGCATACCTGACGCACTGAACGCGGTTCTTGAATTAACTCCCAGATACGTGTGCCGATAGGATCCAGTCCGTAGTAGACACCATTGCGCAGGTTCAGAATAACCACTTCATCACCCAATTTCGAGGAGACCTGCTCGGGAGAGGCAACCACCACCGTTTCAAGAGTCAACACAGCACGCTCCATACGTATCTCGGTTCGGCTTAACGAAATCATCATTCCTTGTGCAGCTAAAGCTAACGTTTTTTATCGACACCAGGCAAGGAAACTTGAGGCGGTAGATCTGGAGCAGCGGATTCTCCTTCAATATGTTGGCGCATCTGCCGCCGCCAGGAAGTAGCGTAGCGGCCATTCATTGCCAGGAGTTGATGATGCGTGCCCTGCTCAACGACGCGTCCTTCGTCCATCACATAGATCAGGTCCGCCCGCATGGCTGTTGTAAATCGGTGGGTAATGATCAGCGCTGTCCGGCCGCGCACCAGCTCACCAAAACGGTCCATCCATTCGGCTTCGGTCCATGAGTCCATCGCACTAGTGGGCTCATCCAGCACAACGATAGGGGCCTGTCGATAAAAGGCACGGGCCAGGGACACGCGTTGCCATTCTCCTCCGCTGAGCTCCGCTCCTTCTTCCGAAAACCATTTACCCAGGGGCGTGTCATATCCATAGGGCAGCTTACGGGCGATCTCGTCCACCATAGCGCTGCGCGCTGCCTGTTCGATGGCGTCTCGGGTGGGCGGCACTTTGAGATCGCCCAGTGTGATGTTACGGGCAAGCGTATCCTGATAGGGTACCGGAAACTGGAACAGCACGGTTATCGCGTCGAGCAGCTCGCGTCGGCGGAAGCGTCGCAGGTCGATGCCATCAATCGTGACCCGCCCTTCATCTGGGTCATAGAATCGGCACAATAGCTTGATTAGCG is part of the Rhodothermus profundi genome and harbors:
- a CDS encoding AMP-dependent synthetase/ligase, with translation MAERIYTAPPATGIPVRGKTLPDVLYEALARYKNPAFLNQPVGPGRWEPISLHDFAEQAEALALGLHAVGLERGAHVAFYMESDAHFCLADMACLIGGLVDVPIYLTHAPEAIHYVIEHAEARALVVSNQELLGRMIPLLHDLPGVQAVVVADASGVKRDRVVGRPLYTFTQLIAEGRRRRAADPEAIARLRAQIQPGDLATIIYTSGTTGRPKGVMLSHENISFNALTAFSGIKNYRSGPDGEVALSFLPLTHVFARTLFYGYLYHATSVYFTTPDALREALQQVRPTAFATVPRALEKIYGALVERAATMPGMKGQIFRWALELARRYELGRKPRGLYRLQLAVADRLVYRKWREAMGGRIAFIIAGGAALSAELANIFGAAQIPILQGYGLTETSPVITYNRLELNRAGTVGVPIPGVEVKIAEDGEILTRGPHVMQGYYKDPERTREVIDEEGWFHTGDIGYFTEEGFLVITDRKKDLFKLSTGKYVMPQPLEQRLTADPLIDQALVVGPGYKFTAALIFPDEDALRRLAARLGLNANQPLETLVREPKILEAYQQIVDHANEGMDPWATIKRFLLVPEQLSIAGGTLTPTLKVRRSVLYKRYEAQIRALYEGTTTETETHAAKTFES
- a CDS encoding TetR/AcrR family transcriptional regulator — its product is MTESGSDGTLRRRILDATRYLLVAEGYASLSMRKIAREIGCSPTAIYLYFQNKDALVHTLIDEGFGLLYEELREEAARHADPVVRLEALWRRYVAFGRRNPEYYEIMFMLHPERMERYPPEKYRRARRCLELSIQALEEGRRQGVFVVENPRVMASAAWAALHGAVALLLARRVDIRIDPEAFIDTTIRTLLRGVLAPDASLQPASK
- a CDS encoding DUF4097 family beta strand repeat-containing protein, coding for MRMYRLSWLLVGSLLLGSVPVQADGLVEITDVVKRAFKVAPGGYLELKMDRGHLEITTTRESAIYVEVIRTLQTERREEAKRLLEEHQLTFKQEGETVYIKSQLFEADSWHFWKRKRSRIRVEMRIRVPQQFNVTFSTGAGNVEIRGLAGRIEGETGAGNVRLRNLQGTVQISTGAGNVEVTELMGHLEAETGAGNITVKGLQGSAEVETGAGNITAEFVAPPEADSRFESGAGNVTVFVPANAGFELDASTGIGSVSTDFKVRVDRDWMSAEARGTINGGGPTLRLEAGLGNVSIRWL
- a CDS encoding T9SS type A sorting domain-containing protein, whose amino-acid sequence is MGWKWIRWTLTFSFFFAPSLKAQQFFTDCVRDTDNNATLTVPLDTPPLLNGKPISPGSELAAYTPEGICAGVAVWDGQQPLVLTLWGDDPLITPETKEGFAPGDTILLHLWERSLGEHVGPDNGRFEVRYASGNVFLDSGRYQPNALYKVARLVIVPERATSVDPVTEQRPAITRLRAAYPNPFQAHTTLQVELSEATRARLVVYNLMGQEVAHLLDALLPPGVYQYVWRPEGLPAGLYVVRLEAGPHRYQQVVVYIP
- a CDS encoding lasso peptide biosynthesis PqqD family chaperone, giving the protein MERAVLTLETVVVASPEQVSSKLGDEVVILNLRNGVYYGLDPIGTRIWELIQEPRSVRQVCEVLLEEYEVTFEQCAEDVLALMRDLQAQGLIETRDDQGI